The Aquiluna sp. KACHI24 genome contains a region encoding:
- a CDS encoding PGPGW domain-containing protein, with amino-acid sequence MEKIQKFLSKLPHPLRWVLTMVVGFTLLILGLIMMVTPGPGLLFIFFGLSILALEIEWARELNKQGMQGLEKIVAKLKSIFLRKK; translated from the coding sequence GTGGAGAAGATTCAAAAGTTTCTTTCGAAACTCCCGCACCCGCTGAGGTGGGTGTTGACCATGGTGGTTGGCTTCACCCTGTTGATTCTCGGCTTGATCATGATGGTCACACCAGGACCAGGGTTACTGTTCATTTTCTTCGGCCTCTCGATTCTTGCTCTTGAGATCGAGTGGGCAAGAGAGCTTAACAAGCAGGGCATGCAGGGCCTTGAAAAGATCGTTGCAAAACTAAAGTCGATATTTCTTCGCAAAAAATAG
- a CDS encoding excalibur calcium-binding domain-containing protein: MKKLLGLVVLSTLVLTATPALAAPVKFANCNALIKKYPSGIALSSKSANKGNGPIAKPKADKAIYNANKKLDADKDGILCEKVVKAAVTPKPETTGVGLDAITKDAWKLAQADVLKTVAAGTLGSVSFSYVVGPQLDQSRLNSRKTALESAYKLWSKWYQPSAVEIIYWSENDAAWAEEKLATGWNYRPDLKAVADGEKGNCGSAAANGDGRTTSFHECVGTNLGNVPSSVQTTPHEYTHLFQVRHGGCALYDWYCEGGAAYFGSTIGNVDDASGEKRLAQLRLWSNNLGANKAAVASGDKQTVIRLLTEWQGDSHTRDAIAGSYFLGNLATEVLVAAFGVERWADFAMSLSGPYDFEHYFKKSFGVETQTFYKIVADYVTDQPEIFR, translated from the coding sequence ATGAAAAAGCTTCTTGGGCTTGTAGTTTTATCCACCCTGGTACTTACCGCTACCCCAGCACTTGCAGCGCCCGTCAAGTTTGCCAACTGCAATGCCTTGATCAAGAAATACCCATCGGGCATTGCCCTGAGTTCCAAGTCAGCCAATAAGGGCAATGGCCCAATTGCCAAACCCAAAGCCGACAAGGCAATCTATAACGCCAACAAGAAGCTCGACGCCGACAAGGACGGCATCCTTTGCGAAAAGGTTGTGAAGGCCGCCGTCACGCCCAAACCTGAAACCACAGGAGTCGGACTAGACGCGATAACCAAGGACGCTTGGAAACTGGCCCAGGCAGATGTATTGAAGACAGTTGCCGCGGGGACATTAGGTTCTGTGAGTTTCAGCTATGTGGTCGGTCCACAGCTTGATCAATCACGACTGAATTCACGCAAAACTGCCCTCGAGTCCGCATACAAACTGTGGTCAAAGTGGTACCAACCTTCAGCCGTCGAAATCATTTACTGGTCGGAAAACGATGCAGCTTGGGCCGAGGAAAAACTTGCCACCGGTTGGAACTATCGACCCGATCTTAAGGCCGTAGCAGATGGTGAAAAAGGTAACTGCGGGAGTGCGGCTGCGAATGGCGATGGTCGAACCACCAGCTTCCACGAGTGTGTGGGTACAAACCTGGGTAATGTCCCGAGCTCGGTGCAAACGACCCCTCATGAATACACCCACCTGTTCCAGGTTCGTCACGGCGGCTGCGCCCTCTACGACTGGTACTGCGAAGGTGGTGCAGCCTACTTCGGATCAACAATCGGTAACGTCGATGATGCCTCCGGTGAAAAGCGTTTAGCCCAACTGCGACTGTGGTCAAATAACCTAGGTGCCAACAAGGCAGCCGTTGCATCCGGTGACAAGCAGACCGTGATTCGGCTTCTAACCGAGTGGCAAGGTGACAGCCACACCCGCGATGCAATCGCCGGTTCCTATTTCCTCGGAAATCTAGCCACTGAGGTGCTAGTAGCAGCTTTTGGAGTTGAGCGCTGGGCCGATTTTGCTATGTCGCTCTCCGGCCCATACGACTTCGAGCACTACTTCAAGAAGTCGTTTGGCGTTGAGACCCAAACCTTCTACAAAATCGTTGCCGACTACGTTACTGACCAACCCGAGATCTTTAGGTAA
- a CDS encoding VOC family protein: MTRLTFVNLPIQSAAKTKAFYEALGFEFNPQFSSEDTLCMIVSETAYVMFLETDRFKGFVDKELADTRTTVAALLSFSCASKEEVVSTCEKAFELGARRYKEPDDHGFMLAWGFEDPDGHIVEPFWMNPEHLEA, translated from the coding sequence ATGACCAGACTCACATTTGTCAATCTGCCAATCCAAAGCGCTGCTAAAACTAAGGCTTTCTACGAAGCACTCGGTTTTGAGTTCAACCCCCAGTTCTCAAGTGAGGACACTCTTTGCATGATCGTCTCCGAGACCGCATACGTAATGTTTTTGGAGACCGACAGATTCAAAGGTTTTGTAGATAAAGAGTTGGCTGACACTCGTACCACTGTCGCAGCTCTTCTTTCCTTCTCCTGTGCATCAAAGGAAGAAGTAGTGAGCACGTGCGAGAAGGCATTCGAACTAGGTGCCAGAAGATACAAAGAGCCCGATGACCACGGGTTCATGCTGGCTTGGGGTTTTGAGGATCCAGATGGTCACATCGTTGAGCCGTTCTGGATGAATCCCGAGCATTTAGAGGCCTAG
- a CDS encoding LysE family translocator, translated as MSDYLLFTIAFLTAAVAPGADTMLVLSRALEEQRRAWLAGSGITLAKIVLLVVAYFGATALLSGNPSIVLAAKILGATFLGYRAIVLWRRSVLNSPATSKSGLADFGIGFATAFTNPQPLAFYLAIVPQVAATTELGWLSLIVVIGFGLVTLFYAALARPVSELLKRRGPKVLNRSIAVLLLGVAIWILLR; from the coding sequence ATGTCTGACTACCTTCTCTTCACCATAGCCTTTCTCACTGCGGCCGTGGCTCCAGGTGCAGACACAATGCTGGTCCTATCGAGAGCACTCGAGGAGCAGCGCAGGGCATGGCTCGCTGGCTCAGGAATCACGTTGGCAAAGATTGTTCTACTCGTGGTCGCCTATTTTGGAGCGACCGCACTGCTCTCAGGAAATCCTTCTATTGTTTTGGCAGCCAAGATACTTGGAGCAACATTTCTTGGCTATCGAGCGATCGTACTTTGGCGTCGAAGTGTGCTCAACTCCCCAGCGACAAGCAAGTCGGGTTTGGCCGATTTTGGGATTGGCTTTGCAACTGCATTCACTAACCCGCAACCGCTGGCGTTTTACCTGGCCATCGTGCCTCAGGTTGCGGCCACAACAGAGCTGGGATGGCTGAGCTTGATTGTGGTCATTGGGTTTGGGCTAGTCACTCTCTTTTATGCAGCACTAGCTCGCCCAGTCTCTGAGTTATTGAAGAGGAGGGGACCAAAGGTATTGAATCGATCCATCGCTGTGCTTTTGCTGGGTGTAGCGATCTGGATCCTGCTTCGATAG
- a CDS encoding DUF4870 domain-containing protein: MTDSNPYANQPMSPESEKLWAMALHLLAIPFEFFAPLIGYFVLRDRGPFVSHHAKESLNFGITIVLAAVVLIISIVGWLLLWALPIVWVVFRIIAAIKAAQGEFYKIPIAIKFIKL; encoded by the coding sequence ATGACCGACTCAAATCCATACGCAAACCAGCCGATGAGCCCAGAGAGTGAAAAGCTGTGGGCGATGGCGCTTCACCTGCTTGCCATCCCATTTGAGTTTTTTGCGCCGCTGATTGGCTATTTTGTGCTCAGAGATCGCGGTCCATTTGTGTCTCACCACGCCAAGGAATCTCTGAACTTTGGCATCACCATTGTTTTGGCCGCCGTTGTGCTGATTATTTCAATTGTGGGCTGGTTGCTACTTTGGGCGTTGCCAATAGTCTGGGTGGTATTCCGGATCATCGCGGCCATCAAGGCAGCCCAGGGTGAGTTCTACAAGATCCCAATCGCAATCAAGTTCATAAAGCTCTAA
- a CDS encoding OsmC family protein: MSEILNFSLSAERSSSDLSLATTHGATVKLDTSLAGYSEALTPIELLLSAQAACFIKGVERFAEELNFDFSNVIVSLSAQRPADQATITGLQYLVEIETPESEDRVGLIAKNLVKHGTIYNVLSAAIPMTGEIRKRAAA; encoded by the coding sequence ATGTCCGAAATCCTCAACTTCAGCCTCAGTGCCGAACGGTCTTCCAGCGATCTATCGCTGGCTACCACCCATGGGGCCACCGTCAAACTCGACACTTCGTTAGCTGGCTACTCAGAAGCTCTGACCCCGATCGAGCTATTGCTCTCTGCCCAAGCAGCCTGCTTTATCAAAGGAGTGGAGCGCTTTGCGGAAGAGCTCAACTTCGATTTTTCGAATGTCATCGTCTCGTTATCGGCTCAGCGTCCGGCTGATCAGGCAACAATTACCGGATTGCAATACCTGGTTGAGATCGAAACCCCAGAGTCAGAGGACAGAGTTGGGTTGATTGCTAAAAACCTCGTCAAACACGGCACCATCTATAACGTGCTGAGTGCTGCAATCCCTATGACTGGAGAAATCAGGAAGCGCGCTGCTGCCTAA